In Aythya fuligula isolate bAytFul2 chromosome 25, bAytFul2.pri, whole genome shotgun sequence, a single genomic region encodes these proteins:
- the WNT2B gene encoding protein Wnt-2b: protein MLSTNRLEAPPGIAVAPGRAECGAFPRTAGAAPRIYLPFVLILLALPPRADSSWWYIGALGARVICDNIPGLVNKQRQLCQRYPDIMQSVGEGAKEWIRECQHQFRHHRWNCSTLDRDHTVFGRVMLRSSREAAFVYAISSAGVVYAITRACSQGDLKACGCDPLKRGRAKDERGEFDWGGCSDNINYGIRFAKAFVDAKEKKVKDARALMNLHNNRCGRMAVKRFLKLECKCHGVSGSCTLRTCWLAMSDFRKTGDYLRKKYNGAIQVIMNQDGTGFTVANKNFRKPTKTDLVYFENSPDYCVMDKSAGSLGTAGRVCNKMSRGTDGCEVMCCGRGYDTTRVTRVTKCECKFHWCCAVRCKECEDTVDVHTCKAPKRAEWLDQT, encoded by the exons ATGCTGAGCACAAACCGCCTGGAAGCGCCTCCTGGGATTGCCGTGGCCCCCGGGCGTGCGGAGTGCGGAGCCTTCCCTCGGACGGCGGGCGCGGCCCCGCGGATTTACCTGCCCTTCGTCCTCATCCTGCTCGCCCTGCCGCCCCGCGCCGACTCCTCGTGGTG GTACATCGGGGCGCTGGGCGCAAGGGTGATCTGCGACAACATCCCCGGGCTGGTGAACAAGCAGCGGCAGCTGTGCCAGCGGTACCCCGACATCATGCAGTCGGTCGGGGAGGGAGCCAAGGAGTGGATCCGGGAGTGCCAGCACCAATTCCGCCACCACCGCTGGAACTGCAGCACCCTGGACCGGGACCACACCGTCTTCGGCAGGGTCATGCTGCGAA gcagcagggaggccGCCTTCGTCTACGCCATCTCCTCGGCGGGGGTGGTGTACGCCATCACGCGGGCCTGCAGCCAAGGGGACCTGAAGGCCTGCGGCTGCGACCCCCTGAAGCGGGGCCGCGCCAAGGACGAGCGCGGGGAGTTCGACTGGGGCGGCTGCAGCGACAACATCAACTACGGGATCCGCTTCGCCAAAGCCTTCGTGGACGCCAAGGAGAAGAAAGTGAAGGACGCCCGGGCGCTGATGAACCTGCACAACAACCGCTGCGGCAGGATG GCTGTGAAACGTTTCCTGAAGCTGGAGTGCAAATGCCACGGCGTCAGCGGCTCCTGCACACTAAGGACTTGCTGGCTGGCCATGTCAGATTTTCGGAAAACAGGGGACTACCTAAGGAAGAAATACAACGGGGCCATCCAAGTGATAATGAACCAGGACGGCACCGGCTTCACCGTGGCCAACAAGAACTTCAGGAAGCCCACAAAGACCGACCTGGTCTATTTTGAGAACTCGCCTGATTACTGCGTGATGGACAAGTCAGCAG GCTCCCTGGGCACAGCGGGGCGCGTGTGCAACAAGATGTCCCGCGGGACGGACGGCTGCGAGGTGATGTGCTGCGGGCGGGGGTACGACACCACGCGCGTCACTCGGGTCACCAAGTGCGAGTGCAAGTTCCACTGGTGCTGCGCCGTGCGCTGCAAGGAGTGCGAGGACACTGTGGACGTGCACACGTGTAAAGCCCCCAAACGGGCGGAGTGGTTGGACCAGACCTGA